The Ignavibacteriales bacterium region CACTTCCATGATTCGCTGCACACAGAACGTGCACTTTTCCATGACGCCGCGCGAGCGGACAGTAACCTCGGGGTTGTGCAGAAGTCCGATGGGCTGCTGCTCGTAGTATCCGTCCGCAACGTGGTCCCTCCAATTGAAGAAATTGAACCGTCGCACTTTGTACGGACAGTTGTTGGAGCAGTACTTGGTTCCGACACAACGATTGTAGACCATCTGGTTCAGTCCATCCGGACTGTGCGTTGTCGCTACGACCGGGCAAACGTTTTCACATGGGGCCTGATCGCAATGCTGACACAGCATCGGCTGATGACTCGGGACCGGCGCGTCTGATGTACCGGAGTAGTACCGATCGAGCCTGATCCACTGCATCTCCCTTCCCTTCGCGACCTGCTCTTTGCCGACAACCGGGATATTGTTCTCAACATTACAGCCCGCAACACACGCGTTGCAGCCGATGCACTTGTTGAGGTCGATCGCCATGGCCCACTTGACGCCGTTGTACTCGACCTCAGAGTGAATGCTGAACAGCTCTTTCTTTTCCTTATGAAGGAAGTCAGGTTCCTTCGCATACTGAAGAACCGTACCCTCCTGAATCACTCCACGCTTCAGATGGAAATCCTTGACAAATGAATCGTCGAGAGAGTGATGCTCCTGCGTGGACGCGAGGTCGTACTTTCCGGCAGCCTTGGTCACGCTGGCTCCCTTAATGACCCGGGCACCAACGAGAGCCGATTTTGGCAGGAGGACGCCGACGTCAACCCCGACACCGGAACCAATCGGGCCGGCGTTTGTTCGTCCATAGCCCAACTCGATCGAAATGTACCCATCTGCCTGGCCGGGCTGAACGAATACGGGGACAGTCTGCTTCCCGTATGGCAGCGAGATTTCCAAGGTGTCGTTGGCATCCACCCCAAGCGCTTTTGCGGTCATGGTGGAAATTGCCGCGTAGTTGTCCCAAACGACTTTCGAGACCGGATGCGGAAGCTCCTGCAGCCATCCGTTGTTCGCGAACGTGCCGTCCCCTACATAGTAGTTCCGGGTCAGCCCGATTGCGTAGGCACCCGAAACGGATCGTGCAACGGATGCGAGCGCATCCCACTTGAACCTGTATTCCTCTTTCCCACGTTCTTCAACCAGCAGCACGCCATCGTGGAGGGCGGAATACCAGAACGTCTTGAAATCTGTCTTCTTGCCAAGGCCGGGGAATTGCGTTTTTTCCCATTGCGTCATCAGATATTCATGATACAGGGTCTCTTTATAAGAGTCCTTGCCCTGAGTCCACGAAAGAAGCACTGCTTCCTTCTGCCTGGTGTCATACAATGGCGCCACAATCGGCTGCTGGAACGAATAGACGCCGCTCCTGACCTTGAAATCCCCCCACGACTCGAGCGCGTGGTTCACAGGGAGTACATAGGAGCAATACCGCGAGGTCTCGTCCTCCGCTTCAACGAGGCTGACGCTGACGGGTACGTGCTTCAACGCTTCTTCATAGCCGAACGCTGTTGGCAGCTGAAACACCGGATTTGTGCCGAAATGGACAATCATTCCGACACGACCTGACTTCATACCTTCTACGAGCGACTCCAAGTCCGATTGCCCGGACAGCGGTGTCAACGTTTCGGACCTTGCTCCCTCGTACAGGGCATTGTTGCCCAGGAGTTCATTCAGATAGTTGACAGCGATATGAACGTCGGATTCCAGAATGTCCCCTGCGATGACGAACGATCGCCCGGCGTGTTCGGAAAGGTCATCAACCAGGTGTTCCAGGACCTTTGCGGAGAGCAAGTGCTCAGAGGCGAATTGCCGGAGTGTGATTCCAGCGGCCTGCGGAGGGACCGAACCTTTGACAGATCCCTTTCTTCTCACCACAGCAATTTCGTTGATCAGAGCGAGAACGAACGAGAGCTGCTCATCAGGCCGCAGCCGGAGCCGATAATCGGCATTCGCACCGGTCAGACTCATCGCACCCTCGACAGCATAGAGCCGGTTGAAGTCCGTCGTCTTCATGACATCACGGCCGTCGGTGAAACGCCGGATCTGCTCGAGCGTCATTCCTTCGTTTCCCAGGAAATCTGATTCAAGCGACAGCACGATCTTCGCCTTGTCCCAATTGATCGAGGGAATCTCACGCGTGCCGTACGAGAGCTCCCAGGCATGGCGGCGGTTCGCGTCGTTGAAGGAATCGTATACGTACAGACGCGTTGTCGGATACTTCGCCCGGAACTCCGCTAGAACCTTCGCGGCCGTTGGCGACTGGACGGAGTGGAGGACCACCGCGATTTCTCTGGCAGCCTTCGCGCTATTCTCAAGGTGGCCTGCGATCTCAGCGTCAGCCTGTTTCCAGGTGATGGTACCGGATTTCCCCGATGCGGCACCAAACACCGGACCGCGCAGCCGGTTCGGATCGTATAAATTCAGGATACTCGCCTGCCCCGTTGCGCAAGTCCTTCCGCGATTGACCGGATGGTCCGGGTTGCCATCGATCTTTATCGGCCGGCCTTCACGCGTCTTCACGAGGATACCGCACGATTGCGCACATCCGTTGCAGGTTGAAGCGTAGTAATTCGGGACGCCGGGTGTCACCTCTTCGGGCTTTTTGCTGTAGGGGACAATTTCTCCGCGATCCCGGTAGTTGCTGCAGCCCGCAGCCGCGAAGGAAGCAGATGCCGTCAGAAGCGCGAGGAACTGCTTCCGCGACATCGCAGAGAGTTCTGAAAGCTGAAAGTCGTCCGTGACGCCGGCCATAAACTCGTGCGCTTTTGCGTCGCTCACAGAATCCTTGTCGTGCAACTCCCTTAGACTCTTCCAGTAGTTCGATTCGTTAGACATTCGACGTGGAGCCTTCCTTTGATCTCGGGACCGCCAGCGGATTGATGCTGATATTCACAGGGCGATCGTTTTCACGGTCCCTGGTCCGTGAACCGAAGAGCTTCTGCAGCAAACTTCCTCCCAGGATCCCGCCTCCCACCGCAGTCAGCATCTGACCAAAGAATACCCGGCGGGGAGTGCCCGTGGCGTGTTTTTCGTCTGCGTTGTTGCTCATAGTCTCGTCCGTTCGTTCTCTGCTAACGGTGACATGTGCTGCAATAGTCGGATCCCTTTTTGATGCCGGGAACATTGGCCAGTGTTTCGGGCGCGTTCCTGTGACATTTCAGACACGCCGCCATGGTAAATTCCGATACCTGGGTTACCACATCCATATTTTGTACCTGCCCGTGGCAGTTCGCGCAATCGATGCCCCGGTTCACGTGGGCGCTGTGGTTGAAGTACGCATAATCCGGAACCTTGTGCACGCGCCTCCACGGCAGCCCGACCCCCTCCTCATAGTATTTTGTGAGCTTGATGATCTCGGGACGGTTTTTGCGGGCAACGGCGTGACAGTTCATGCAGATGGAAACGGCTGGCACTGAGGCATGAGGAGACGATGTGACTGCAGTGTGGCAGTACTTGCAGTCAATCTGCATAGTCCCCGCGTGGAGCTTGTGCGAAAAAGGAATAGGCTGAGGAGGAGCGTATCCAACCCCGTCCCGCTCAGCTCTGGAAAGAAAGTAGGTGGCGATGAAGGACACTGCCGCAACGAACACGACGATAGGAACACGAACCCGCAACGTGTAGTCAAGCAGCGATTTTTTCATGCATCAACTCGCAGGACGCTCATTATTAGTCTGGCAGGAAAATTGGAAAGGCCGCTGTTTATCGGAAAAGCCCTTGTACAAAGCACTGGAAAGCCATTGCACTGCAGAAAAACATACTCAATATTAAGAAAAGTTCCATTGCGATGCAATTATTTTAGAAAGCGGCGGTTGTTTTCCACACCCCGGAAGGGGCTTCCTCTACCCCACACTCCGAGGATCGGCCGGAGTCTCGTGGCGGATCGATCGTGCAACCATGCTGCTCACGGGGACTTCAGCCCCAAGGTTGAAGTTCCTCACATTGAATGCTATGTTGTCAATACAGAGCATCCGCAGTTGAATTCTTCTACATTATTATTAGTACCAGATGATAACCGCTACCGGCGAAAAGATCAAGACGGTCTGTTTTCACTGCGGGACACCCGCCGAAAACTCCGGCATCGAGGAAGACGGGAAGCCGTTTTGCTGTGCCGGCTGCCGTGCTGTGTACCAGATCCTGTCAAAGAACCGGCTCTGTCAGTATTACAGTTTTGAACAGACCCCTGGAAGCACCCCTCCGGTTCAGCCGGCTCCGCGCTTTGAATTCCTCGAAGACCCGTCCGTCTCGCAACAGCTCGTCGATTTCTCTGACGATTCCGTGACCGTGCTGACCCTCCGGATTCCTCAGATGCATTGCAGTTCATGTATCTGGCTTCTCGAAAATCTTCACAGGCTTGATGAGGGGATCGTTTTCTCCCGTGTCGACTTTCTCAGGAAGACACTCCTGATACGCTTCGCGAAACAACGAACGACGATCCGGAAAACCGTTTCACTTCTCTCTTCTCTCGGCTACGAACCCGAGCTCAACCTCGGGAGCATCCAGAAACAACCGGCTCAGTCACTGAACCGCAGTCTGTACCTCAAACTCGGCGTAGCGGCATTTTGTTTTGGCAACATCATGCTCTTCAGCCTGCCAGAGTACTTCGCGGGATCGCGTGCAGACTTTTCGTCGCGCAGCCTGTTCGGCTATCTCAATCTTCTTCTCTCTCTTCCGGTCGCACTCTACAGCAGCTCGCTGTTTTACGTCTCGGCATGGCAAGGTCTTCGAAAAAGAATCATCAACATCGATGTCCCGATCGCGCTCGGGATAGCAGTGGTGTTCATCCGCAGCATGGTAGAGGTTCTTCTCTCCACCGGTCCCGGCTATTTCGATTCGCTCACCGGCCTCGTCTTCTTCCTGCTCATCGGTCGATTGTTCCAGAACAAGACGTACGACGCTTTGAACTTTGAACGCCGGTATCAATCCTATTTTCCTCTCGCCGCTGCAGTTCGGAAAGACGGCGAGGAGCGCACTGTTCCGATCACCTCGCTCCGTCCCGGCGACCGCATTGTTCTCCGCAACAATGAGATCATTCCGGCAGACGCCGTTGTGATGAAGGGACCGGCAAGAATTGACTACGGTTTCGTGACAGGAGAATCGAACCTCGTGACCAAGGAAGCAGGTGAACTCGCGTTCGCCGGCGGCAAACAAGTTGGCGCGACTGTGGAACTGGAAGTCATCAAGGAAGTCTCTGAGAGCAAACTTGTTCAGCTCTGGAATGATTTTGGCGGTTCCGGAAAAACGAAATCGAGACTGCTGACGCTTTCATCAAGCGTCGGCAAATACTTCACGTTCGCAATTCTCGGGATTGCCATCGCGACAGGGTTCGCCTGGTGGATACTCAATCCCGCCGTCATCCTCACCGCAGTGACCGCGATACTTATCGTCGCCTGTCCTTGTGCGCTTGCTCTGGCTGCTCCTTTTGCATTTGGAACAACCATGCGCATTTTCGGTAATCGGGGATTCTATTTGAAGAACTCAGGAATTATTGAATCATTGTCAAAAGTGGACACAATCGTTTTTGACAAGACAGGGACGCTCACCCGAACTTCTCACTCCTCAATTCGATTTGAGGGGAGTCCACTGAACGAAGAGGAGATCAGGCTGGTGGCCTCGCTGGCGCGCAGTTCCACTCATCCCTTGAGCAGGACGATCGCAGAGCATCTCGCTCAGCGTGACTTTTCGGAGGTCAGCAGCTTCGAGGAGATCGAAGGAGAAGGAATACGCGGGCGCGTCGAGGGTACTCGTGTTCAGCTGGGCTCGGCGGATTTCGTGAACGGGACTGGATCGAGCGACGACACTGGCGCGGCAGAGACAAGGGTTCATCTATCGCTGCGGGGTCAGAAACGCGGATGGTTCTCTTTCGAAAATGCATACCGGGAAGGTGTTAGGGACGTACTATCGCACCTCGGAAACAAACGATCTCTGATGATTCTTTCCGGTGACGGCGACAGGGAACGAGAGAGGCTGCGATCATTCTACGATGGGTTCGCCGAGATGCGGTTCAATCAGAAGCCCGCGGACAAGCTGGCATTCATTCGTGAGCTACAGGACGCCGGCCGAAAGGTCCTGATGATCGGAGATGGTCTCAACGACGCAGGAGCGTTGTGGCAAAGCGACGCGGCAATTGCGGTGACAGAAAACGTGACCTCCTTTTCGCCTGCGTGCGACGCCATGCTGGATGCATCCTCATTTGGCTCCTTGAACCGTTTTGTTGATTTCGCGGACACGAGTTTGCGTGTGGTCTATACAGCCTTCGGATTGTCCGTCCTCTACAACATCGTGGGCTTGTGGTTTGCGGTTCAGGGATCGCTCTCCCCTCTTCTTGCCGCGATCCTGATGCCTCTGAGCTCGATCTCGGTGGTGATTTTCTCAACAACGACGATCCGGCGGCTTGCAAAAAAGAAAGGCATTCTCTGATGTCTGTCATTTGGATTCTTGTCGGCTTCAGCGTGGCGGTGGCTCTTGGATTTCTCGTTGCGTTCATCTGGGCTGTACGAACCGGACAATACGACGACAAGTACACGCCCTCGGTGAGAATTCTCTTTGAGGAAGAACAGAAAACTAGTACTTTCAACCAGCAAAACACGTCCACAGAGGAAGGATCTACATCGAATGGAGATGGTAACCATCAAGTACGATAACAGGATCGTGCGGAACTTCGCCGTGGCGACGATGCTGTGGGGGGCGGTGGGAATGCTCGTCGGACTGATCATCGCTCTGCAGATGTTCGAGCCCGCCGTCAATTTCAAGCTTCAGTACCTCACGTTCGGGCGGATTCGCCCGTTGCACACAAACGCCGTCATTTTCGCATTTGTCGGCAACGGGATCTTCATGGGCTTGTACTATTCTCTCCAACGCCTCTGCAAAGCCCGGATGTTCAACGACCTTCTCAGCTCCATACACTTCTGGGGCTGGCAGGCCATTATCCTCTCGGCGGCACTCACTCTTCCCCTAGGCTTCACGACTGGAAAAGAGTACGCCGAACTCGAATGGCCGATCGACATACTCATCACGCTCATTTGGGTCGTCTTCGCCGTGAACGTCTTCGGGACAATCATCAAGCGGCGAGAGAAACACATGTACGTCGCCATCTGGTTCTATGTCGCAGGCATTGTGACCATTGCCGTCCTGCATATCGTGAACTCCTTCGAACTTCCTGTCTCCTATCTGAAAAGCTATCCGGTCTATGCAGGTGTGCAGGATGCGCTTGTCCAGTGGTGGTACGGACATAATGCTGTCGCATTTTTCCTCACAACGCCGTACCTCGGGTTGATGTATTACTTCCTTCCGAAAGCTGCAGAACGTCCGGTCTATTCGTACCGACTTTCCATTGTCCACTTCTGGTCCCTGATCTTCCTGTATATCTGGGCCGGCCCGCATCATCTTCTCTACACTGCGCTCCCGGATTGGGCACAATCACTTGGAACAGTTTTTTCAATCATGCTGCTTGCCCCGTCGTGGGGCGGAGCGATCAACGGGCTTCTGACGGTTCGCGGCGCCTGGGACAAGGTCCGTGAAGATGCTGTGTTAAAATTCATGGTCATTGCCATAACCGCCTATGGTATGTCGACGTTCGAAGGTCCGATGCTCTCATTGAAGAACGTCAATGCGATCTCCCATTATACGGATTGGACAATCGCACACGTCCATATCGGTGCTCTTGGATGGAACGGGTTCCTGACATTCGGGATACTCTACTGGCTCATCCCAAGGATGTGGAACACCAAACTCTATTCCCGAATGCTCGCGAATCTTCATTTCTGGATGGGGACGCTCGGCATCGTCGTCTATGCGAGCGCCTTGTACTGGGCGGGCATTACGCAATCCCTTATGTGGAAGCAATTCACGACTTCGGGCGTGCTTCAATATCCCAATTTCCTCGAGACGGTCACGCAGATACTCCCCTTCTACATTATCCGGGCTCTGGGAGGAGCTCTCTATCTCGCGGGTGCGTGCCTCATGATCTACAATCTGGTGCGGACCACACGGCAGGGAAAGCTGGTCGGCGATGAAGAGGTGCAGGTCCCCGCGCATTGGGAAGAACGTCCGGTCCGGGAAACCAAGCACAAATGGCTGGAACGCCGGCCTATTCAGTTCGCGCTGCTCGCTACAGTTGTAGTCCTGATCGGCGGCATCGTTGAGCTCGTGCCAACGTTCCTCATCAAGTCGAATATCCCGACGATTGCCTCGGTCAAGCCATACACGCCGCTCGAGCTCCAAGGCCGTGACATTTACGTGCGGGAGGGATGCTATACATGCCATTCCCAGATGGTCAGGCCCTTCCGATCTGAGACGGAGCGATACGGTGACTACTCCAAAGCCGGTGAATTCGTGTATGACCACCCGTTCCAATGGGGGTCGAAACGGACGGGCCCGGACCTTCACCGCGTAGGAAAGAAGTATCCGAACCTCTGGCATTTCATGCACATGGACGACCCGCGGTCGGTTTCTCCGGGCTCTATCATGCCTGCCTATCCATGGTTGTATGTTCAGAATACCGATGAGTCCATCGTCGATGCAAAAATCCGTGCGATGCAGAGACTCGGTGTACCGTATCCGAAAGACTACGACAAGCAGGCCGTCGCAGATATGCAAGCCCAGGCCGCCGGGATCGCGGCGGACCTGCAGAAGCAAAACGCGCCCGCGGATCCCGACAAGGAAATCATGGCCGTGATTGCCTACCTGCAGCGGCTCGGAACTGATATCGCGGTTCAGCGCTAGGAGGGAAGCCGCACATGTTCTCACATTATCTCGAAACGATTGAGGGCATTGCTACCTACCCTCTGGCCTCGCTCCTGATCTTTGTTCCGTTTTTCATCGGGGTGTTGATTTACGTTATGAGGATGAAAAAGGAAGACGTCGACAAAATGAGCCAACTGCCACTGAACTGATGGACCTGACCATGAACGCAGGTGTAACCGTGAACCTTAGCTCTCATTCCATGAAATTCCTTTCCCGTTTCTTCGTCGTCAGCGTGTTGGTGCTCCTGACCCTGGGGGATCTGCGCGCACAGACTCAGGCCGCCGAGGAGGGAACTAGTTCAGCGCTCATCTTCACCGGCCTGATGACTTTGCTCTTCGTAGCGCTTGTCCTGTTCATCATCTTCGTTCTCGACGGTGACGTGGAGCCGCTAACACGGGGGCTGAAGACAATCTACAATTCGATCGCACCGAAATCGGCCGGTGCAGCAGTTCCGCTCGACGAAAGCCACGACGGAATCACCGAGATGGATAATCTCATTCCTCCATGGTTTAACTACCTCTTTGGAGGTACTATTGTCTTTGCCGTGATCTATCTCCTTAACTACCACATATGGCAGTCCAGTCCGCTGCCGCTTGCTGAGTATGCCGAAGAGGTTGCTGCGGCCGACCTTTCGCGCCGGGTGCGCATGGCGTCAGAAGGAACGATCAATGAAGACGCTCTGAACCCTCTCGCAGATGAGGCCTCGATCAAATCGGGTCAGGATAGATTTCTCAGGAATTGCGTCACGTGCCACGGTACCCGCGCCGAAGGGATCGTCGGACCGAACCTCACCGACCAGTACTGGATTCACGGCGGCGGCATCCGTGACGTGTACACAACCATCAAAAACGGCGTTCCTGAAAAGGGTATGATCAGCTGGAAGCTTATCTTCACCCCCAAAGAAATCCAGCAAATCGCCAGTTACGTGCTATCGCTGAAGGACAGCAATCCACCGAACGCCAAGAAGGCGGAAGGAAATCTCTACATAGAGCCGAAACCCCAACCAAAGGATAGCGCAAACGTTGCACGACGGCTGTAGATTCATTATGTGAAAGAAGGATATGTCGAGCGGTACCAGCGAGAATTCATTTCGCGATCATCTCGGAATTGTTTCCGACGAGGGAAAGCGGAAATGGCTTTACCCCAAGGCACCCAAGGGGAGATTTCACACGGCCCGCCTCTTTGTCAGCTGGGTGCTTCTGGCAGTTCTCTTCGGAGTCCCCTTCCTCCGCATGAACGGACATCCGTTCATGCTGTTTGACATCACCGAGCGGAAATTCATCATCGCCGGACTGATTTTCGGCCCGCACGATTTCTTCCTCCTCGCTCTCGCGATGATCTCCACCTTCGTGTTCATCTTCCTCTTCACGGTCGTCTTCGGGCGGCTCTTCTGCGGCTGGGTATGCCCGCAAACCGTCTTCATGGAGATGGTGTTCAGAAAGCTCGACTACCTGATCGAAGGAGGGCCTCGTGAACAGCGGATGCTGAACGAGTCTGCCTGGACGGGGACTAGAATCCGCAAGAAGGGGATGAAACATGCCCTCTATTTCGCACTTTCCTTCCTCATCGCGAACACCCTCCTTGCCTGGGTGATCGGCACAGAAAAGCTCTTCGCAATCATCACAGATCCACCGTCACAGCACGCGGCCGGCCTGACCGCCATCGTGGTGTTTTCGGGGATCTTTCACTGGCTTTTTGGATGGTTCAGAGAACAGGCCTGCATCCTCGTCTGCCCGTACGGACGACTTCAGGGGGTGATGCTCGACAGGAACTCCATCGTGATCGCCTACGACAACGTTCGAGGCGAACCGCGCGGGAAGCTGCGAAGAGGGACGGAACGGAAGAACGGCGACTGCATCGATTGCGGTCAATGCGTCGATGTCTGCCCCACGGGCATCGATATACGAAACGGCACGCAGCTCGAGTGTGTCAATTGCACTGCCTGCATCGACGCCTGTGACTTCATCATGGATTCCATCGAGAAGCCCCGCGGCCTTGTCCGCTACGATTCGATCGAAGGGATCGAGAAGAAAGTCCGTTCGGTTGTTACACCGCGCAGCGTCGGATACTCGCTGGTGCTGGTAGTTCTCGTCGCGCTCCTGACATATTTCATCACCACACGCTCGGATATCGACGTGACGATCCTCCGGACCCCCGGTATGTTTTTCCAGGAACAACCTGATGACTTCGTCAGCAATCTCTATGACGTGAAGGCGGTGAACAAGACCTTCGCTCCTCTCCCCCTCTCGTTCAAGCTCAGGAGCACAGACGGAGCTATAAGGGTCCTGGGAGATTCGCTCGTTCTCAAGAGCCAGGAAACCAATGCAGCGAAACTCTTTGTTCTTCTCAAGCGCGATCACATCAAGGTGATGAACACGCCGCTTGAAGTCGAGGTGTACTCCGGTAGTCGGCTTGTGGCAGTTGTGCAAAGCTCTTTTCTTGGACCGGTTCAGAAGAAGGAGAGATAGAAAGTGACATTACACTGGGGAACCGGCATCGTGATCGCATTCCTTGTCTTCGCAGCAGTGATCCTGACCATGGTCTTCATCTCGATGAACCGGGAAGTCGATCTCGTATCAGAAGACTACTATCAGCAGGAGCTTCGACATCAGGACCAGATTGAGAGTGCAAAGCGGTCGAACGTGCTCACAGAGCAACCGAGGATAGGTCTCTCGAATGGGATCGTTACTCTCCAACTGCCCCGGAAGTTCTCAACTTCCACCACGGGGACACTCACATTCTACCGGCCGGCGGATCGAAAGAAGGATTTCGTCATTCCTCTGAAGGTCGATTCCACCGGCACACAATTCGTGCGGACATCCTCAATGCAGAAAGGACTCTGGCGCGTGAAGGTACGGTGGAGCCAGCTGAGTCAAACCTATTATCATGAAGAACCTGTCACTATTCAGTAGGAAGTGATTCGTGGAACTCCTCGCCGGCTTCGTATTTGGTTTTCTCGGAAGCCTGCATTGCATCGGCATGTGCGGCCCCATCGTGCTCGCTCTTCCGCTTGGAACTCACGGGATGCTTCGTTACGGGCTTGGCAGGATGCTGTACAATTTCGGCAGGGTAGTTACCTACAGCGTCATGGGGGGCGTCATAGGCCTGATTGGGGCGGGCTTGTCACTTGCATTCCTTCAGCGGAATGTCTCGATCATCGCAGGAACAGCGATCCTGCTTGCGATCATTGTCCAGCGAGTTTCCCGCTCATCACTTCCCTTTCCACCCTTCTTCGGCACAGTAATGCTGAAACTTCAGGGAACCATTGCGTCGCTCCTCAAGCAGGATTCTCTGTTACCGTTGTTCTTGCTGGGAATGCTGAATGGACTGCTGCCGTGCGGGTTTGTCTATCTCGCGATCACAACCGCCGCTGTCACGGCAGACGTGTCCCGAGGCATGATGTTTATGGCCGGCTTTGGTCTGGGGACGATCCCGGCCATGGTTGGTTTTTCGTTCTTTCCGCGGCTTGTCGCACCCGGACTTCGTTCGAAGATCTCCCGGGTACTCCCCGCTTTTACTCTATTCGTGGGCGTTCTCCTCATCGTCCGCGGACTGAACCTCGGCATTCCGTTCATCAGTCCCAAGCTCTCCTCAGGCTCAACGCCGCAGATGATGCACGATCACCACTGACAAATTCGAAATACGAAAGCCGAAATCCTAAACAAATCCTAAGCACGAAAGCAGTTGCTCAGGACTTCCGCTTCCAAACAGGGTCCGTCTTTCGATTTGGATTTCGGACTTGTTTCGAATTTCGGGATTCGGATTTCGTGCTTCAATGCCAATTTCTCGGTCTTCAAAGCTTCGCAATCACCAATTCACTCTTCGAGTGTCGACAAATCGCCTTCGTGCATTCCCAACGCGCGCGCTTTCAGGACTCGTCGCATGATCTTGCCGCTGCGCGTCTTCGGCAATGCCTTGACGAACTCGATCTTCTCCGGCTTGGCAATCGGTCCCATTTCATGGGCAACGTGCTTCCTCAGTTCCTCGATGAGCGCCTCGCCTCCCTCGTAGCCCGCTTTGAGAATCAGGTAGGCATGGATTGCCACGCCTTTGATCTCGTGCGGTAAACCGATCACGGCGGCCTCTGCCACTGCATGATGACTGACGAATGCCGATTCGAGCTCGGCAGTGCCAAGCCGATATCCGCTCACCTTGATCACATCATCCACTCTTCCGATGATCCAAAAATAACCGTCTTCATCTTTGCGTGCGGAGTCCCCTGCAAGGTACATGCCCGGGAATTTGCTCCAGTATGTCTGCACGTAGCGGTCAGGGTCCTTATAGATCGTCCGCATCATCGCCGGCCACGGCCGCTTGAGGACCAGGAATCCTTCTTCACCCGCCTTAACGGATTTTCCATGTTCGTCAACGACGTCCGCTTCCACACCGGGAAATGGACGAGCTGCGGAGCCCGGCTTCGTCGGCACGGCCGGGAGGGGCGTAATCATGAATCCCCCGGTTTCCGTCTGCCACCAGGTGTCCATAATCGGACATCGTTCCTTGCCGATGTTCCTGTGGAACCAGCGCCACGCTTCCGGATTAATCGGCTCGCCGACACTTCCGAGCAGGCGTAACGAGGAGAGGTCGTGCCGGTTGGGCCACGCTTCGCCGAAGCGCATGAGCCCGCGAATTGCCGTGGGCGTCGTATAGAACACCGAGATGCCGTACTTCGCAATCATCGACCACCAGCGGTCGGGGAATGGATAATTCGGACCTCCTTCGTACGCGAACGTCGTTGCTCCTGCCAGGAGCGGACCGTAGACAATATAGGAGTGCCCGGTGATCCAACCGGGATCGGCAGTGCACCACCA contains the following coding sequences:
- the ccoS gene encoding cbb3-type cytochrome oxidase assembly protein CcoS, which codes for MSVIWILVGFSVAVALGFLVAFIWAVRTGQYDDKYTPSVRILFEEEQKTSTFNQQNTSTEEGSTSNGDGNHQVR
- a CDS encoding TAT-variant-translocated molybdopterin oxidoreductase — its product is MSNESNYWKSLRELHDKDSVSDAKAHEFMAGVTDDFQLSELSAMSRKQFLALLTASASFAAAGCSNYRDRGEIVPYSKKPEEVTPGVPNYYASTCNGCAQSCGILVKTREGRPIKIDGNPDHPVNRGRTCATGQASILNLYDPNRLRGPVFGAASGKSGTITWKQADAEIAGHLENSAKAAREIAVVLHSVQSPTAAKVLAEFRAKYPTTRLYVYDSFNDANRRHAWELSYGTREIPSINWDKAKIVLSLESDFLGNEGMTLEQIRRFTDGRDVMKTTDFNRLYAVEGAMSLTGANADYRLRLRPDEQLSFVLALINEIAVVRRKGSVKGSVPPQAAGITLRQFASEHLLSAKVLEHLVDDLSEHAGRSFVIAGDILESDVHIAVNYLNELLGNNALYEGARSETLTPLSGQSDLESLVEGMKSGRVGMIVHFGTNPVFQLPTAFGYEEALKHVPVSVSLVEAEDETSRYCSYVLPVNHALESWGDFKVRSGVYSFQQPIVAPLYDTRQKEAVLLSWTQGKDSYKETLYHEYLMTQWEKTQFPGLGKKTDFKTFWYSALHDGVLLVEERGKEEYRFKWDALASVARSVSGAYAIGLTRNYYVGDGTFANNGWLQELPHPVSKVVWDNYAAISTMTAKALGVDANDTLEISLPYGKQTVPVFVQPGQADGYISIELGYGRTNAGPIGSGVGVDVGVLLPKSALVGARVIKGASVTKAAGKYDLASTQEHHSLDDSFVKDFHLKRGVIQEGTVLQYAKEPDFLHKEKKELFSIHSEVEYNGVKWAMAIDLNKCIGCNACVAGCNVENNIPVVGKEQVAKGREMQWIRLDRYYSGTSDAPVPSHQPMLCQHCDQAPCENVCPVVATTHSPDGLNQMVYNRCVGTKYCSNNCPYKVRRFNFFNWRDHVADGYYEQQPIGLLHNPEVTVRSRGVMEKCTFCVQRIMEVRQLAAEKGVPLKGSDVKTACQDACPATAIVFGDMSDPKSDVSVYRSHQLGYHVLEETNARPNVTYLAKLRNIHSENLT
- a CDS encoding heavy metal translocating P-type ATPase metal-binding domain-containing protein, which translates into the protein MITATGEKIKTVCFHCGTPAENSGIEEDGKPFCCAGCRAVYQILSKNRLCQYYSFEQTPGSTPPVQPAPRFEFLEDPSVSQQLVDFSDDSVTVLTLRIPQMHCSSCIWLLENLHRLDEGIVFSRVDFLRKTLLIRFAKQRTTIRKTVSLLSSLGYEPELNLGSIQKQPAQSLNRSLYLKLGVAAFCFGNIMLFSLPEYFAGSRADFSSRSLFGYLNLLLSLPVALYSSSLFYVSAWQGLRKRIINIDVPIALGIAVVFIRSMVEVLLSTGPGYFDSLTGLVFFLLIGRLFQNKTYDALNFERRYQSYFPLAAAVRKDGEERTVPITSLRPGDRIVLRNNEIIPADAVVMKGPARIDYGFVTGESNLVTKEAGELAFAGGKQVGATVELEVIKEVSESKLVQLWNDFGGSGKTKSRLLTLSSSVGKYFTFAILGIAIATGFAWWILNPAVILTAVTAILIVACPCALALAAPFAFGTTMRIFGNRGFYLKNSGIIESLSKVDTIVFDKTGTLTRTSHSSIRFEGSPLNEEEIRLVASLARSSTHPLSRTIAEHLAQRDFSEVSSFEEIEGEGIRGRVEGTRVQLGSADFVNGTGSSDDTGAAETRVHLSLRGQKRGWFSFENAYREGVRDVLSHLGNKRSLMILSGDGDRERERLRSFYDGFAEMRFNQKPADKLAFIRELQDAGRKVLMIGDGLNDAGALWQSDAAIAVTENVTSFSPACDAMLDASSFGSLNRFVDFADTSLRVVYTAFGLSVLYNIVGLWFAVQGSLSPLLAAILMPLSSISVVIFSTTTIRRLAKKKGIL
- a CDS encoding cytochrome c3 family protein, with the translated sequence MKKSLLDYTLRVRVPIVVFVAAVSFIATYFLSRAERDGVGYAPPQPIPFSHKLHAGTMQIDCKYCHTAVTSSPHASVPAVSICMNCHAVARKNRPEIIKLTKYYEEGVGLPWRRVHKVPDYAYFNHSAHVNRGIDCANCHGQVQNMDVVTQVSEFTMAACLKCHRNAPETLANVPGIKKGSDYCSTCHR